From Acipenser ruthenus chromosome 23, fAciRut3.2 maternal haplotype, whole genome shotgun sequence, the proteins below share one genomic window:
- the LOC117412994 gene encoding TMF-regulated nuclear protein 1-like, which translates to MKGQSSDPVHPEASGFKSKSSSRRSISLGDFRRLGDHGRAEATGRVAGAPTAPSSRLVTPSSSMEFEAARRRLLEVEERQRVILEMESRLQELHDVFVQSEQEVAEHSELVERISGAAQQGELYAAENTQTLKKTLKFKKHRSTIVFASMLGLRTCLPWPVKLK; encoded by the coding sequence ATGAAGGGCCAGTCTTCTGACCCGGTTCACCCAGAGGCTTCGGGGTTCAAGAGCAAGTCCTCGTCCCGGCGGTCCATCTCCCTGGGCGATTTCCGTCGCCTGGGTGACCATGGCAGGGCCGAAGCAACAGGAAGGGTGGCAGGTGCTCCCACAGCCCCCTCGTCCAGGCTGGTGACCCCCAGCTCCAGCATGGAGTTCGAGGCGGCTAGACGGAGGctgctggaggtggaggagaggcAGCGGGTCATCCTGGAGATGGAGAGCCGGCTGCAGGAGCTCCATGACGTCTTCGTGCAGTCCGAGCAAGAGGTGGCGGAGCACAGCGAGCTGGTGGAGCGCATCTCCGGTGCTGCCCAACAGGGGGAGCTGTATGCCGCCGAGAACACCCAAACCCTGAAGAAGACCCTGAAATTCAAGAAGCACCGGTCCACAATCGTCTTCGCCTCAATGCTGGGGCTTCGAACCTGCTTGCCTTGGCCAGTCAAACTCAAATAA